From the genome of Streptomyces sp. WMMB303, one region includes:
- a CDS encoding DNA cytosine methyltransferase translates to MAAASKKKTRTATHRPAIKHRRFRHDDYVAVDLFSGFGGLTEGVKRAGFTTIMAANHNEYKVQVHEANHPEAEHWIADLVDPEAADYHSARDLPAADLLCAGVSCVNHSLANTVRAYEQGLALFELEDPDYEARVTRSERDRATATCVLQYAAKHHPRLILVECTTQLTSWGPALPGRSKVGDGSTYRWWLKQFELLGYHPAKVLYLNSQFFGVPQSRDRGYWIFVDKSLPMPDLEHRPVSHCGRCDTDVEAVWTWKTGIPDSGTVMYGKQYNYRCPSCHREVVPPMTPSLAALDLTDLGTRIGDKPIKVFKDGFVGPLARASMARAERCRQRFGSFPAVLMPAKSVRGSERILLQPMATQTSQQETAILSTGPAVQPLWEQAAADGLAALAVANYQGAPRSAHEPLPTQVGSETLAVVSSGVIPYRQNTVPTVHSEPMPTFTSEQIPAVLTAAGWYKQNGSSGTETAPHPVTDPLGTLTSRDTTALLMAQWQASLGEVPLEDCFYRMMAAHEIGRGCGFDVDFNDYRGTFTVWGSARDQVDGFGNAVSQQVGTWIGSRLRAILHTPQDCGPELAVAA, encoded by the coding sequence CCGCATCCAAGAAGAAGACCCGCACCGCCACGCACCGGCCTGCCATCAAGCACCGTCGGTTCCGCCACGACGACTACGTCGCCGTCGACCTGTTCTCCGGCTTCGGCGGACTCACCGAGGGAGTCAAGCGGGCCGGATTCACCACGATCATGGCCGCGAACCACAACGAGTACAAAGTGCAGGTCCACGAGGCGAATCACCCCGAGGCCGAGCACTGGATCGCGGACTTGGTCGATCCCGAGGCCGCGGACTACCACTCCGCCCGGGACCTCCCGGCCGCCGACCTTCTGTGCGCGGGCGTGAGCTGCGTGAACCACTCGCTCGCCAACACGGTCAGGGCCTACGAGCAGGGTCTGGCGCTGTTCGAGCTGGAGGACCCCGACTACGAGGCGCGGGTGACCAGGTCCGAGCGGGACCGGGCCACCGCGACCTGCGTCCTGCAGTACGCGGCCAAGCACCACCCGCGGCTGATCCTGGTCGAGTGCACCACCCAGCTCACCTCGTGGGGGCCCGCGCTGCCGGGCCGCTCGAAGGTCGGGGACGGCAGCACGTACAGGTGGTGGCTCAAGCAGTTCGAACTGCTCGGCTACCACCCCGCGAAGGTTCTCTATCTGAACAGCCAGTTCTTCGGGGTTCCGCAGTCGAGGGACCGCGGCTACTGGATTTTCGTCGACAAGTCCCTGCCGATGCCCGACCTGGAGCACCGGCCGGTCTCGCACTGCGGACGCTGCGATACGGACGTCGAGGCGGTGTGGACGTGGAAGACCGGCATCCCGGACTCCGGCACGGTGATGTACGGCAAGCAGTACAACTACCGGTGCCCAAGCTGCCACCGCGAAGTCGTCCCGCCGATGACGCCGTCGCTGGCCGCGCTCGACCTCACCGACCTCGGTACCCGCATCGGCGACAAGCCCATCAAGGTCTTCAAAGACGGCTTCGTCGGGCCGCTCGCGCGGGCGTCGATGGCGCGAGCGGAGCGCTGTCGTCAGCGCTTCGGCAGCTTCCCCGCGGTCCTTATGCCGGCGAAGAGCGTACGCGGCTCGGAGCGGATTCTGCTGCAGCCGATGGCTACGCAGACCAGCCAGCAGGAGACCGCGATCCTGTCGACCGGCCCGGCTGTCCAGCCGCTGTGGGAGCAGGCCGCCGCTGATGGCTTGGCCGCGCTCGCGGTGGCCAACTACCAGGGAGCACCGCGCAGCGCGCACGAGCCGCTGCCAACCCAGGTCGGTTCGGAGACCCTCGCGGTGGTGTCGTCCGGTGTCATCCCGTACCGGCAGAACACGGTGCCCACGGTGCACAGCGAGCCGATGCCCACGTTCACGTCGGAGCAGATCCCTGCGGTGCTGACGGCCGCCGGCTGGTACAAGCAGAACGGCTCCAGCGGTACCGAGACGGCGCCTCACCCGGTCACGGACCCGCTCGGCACGCTCACCTCGCGGGACACGACCGCGCTGCTCATGGCCCAGTGGCAGGCGTCGCTCGGCGAGGTGCCGCTGGAGGACTGCTTCTACCGGATGATGGCGGCGCACGAGATCGGCAGGGGCTGCGGCTTCGACGTCGACTTCAACGACTACCGCGGCACCTTCACCGTCTGGGGCTCCGCCCGCGATCAGGTCGACGGCTTCGGTAACGCAGTCTCCCAGCAGGTCGGCACCTGGATCGGGTCCCGACTGCGCGCCATCCTCCACACCCCCCAGGACTGCGGCCCTGAACTGGCGGTGGCGGCATGA